A window of Chloracidobacterium sp. N contains these coding sequences:
- a CDS encoding NADP-dependent oxidoreductase, protein MAEYINRQWRLAARPVGNFKDSDFTWHEEPVPDLADGQVLVRNIYLSLDPTNRIWAAQDSYLPAVPLGDVMRGVAVGVVETSRHAGFPVGTFVQGLLGWQLYYVGNGQGLTPIAKIPGHSLLLYHGVLGAIGLTAYFGLLDIGRPKEGETLVVSAAAGAVGSLVGQIGNIKGCHVVGIAGGPEKCRWIVEDLGFDAAIDYKHEDVAAALAQHCPKGIDVYFDNVGGAILDAALARMNNFGRVVACGAISQYTSEKPPAGPANFLLVVSKRLRIEGFIVLDYLPRSMEAIPQLLEWIAQGRLKYRLDVVEGLEQAPRAVQKLFDGSNIGKLVVKVSDEP, encoded by the coding sequence ATGGCCGAATACATCAACCGCCAGTGGCGACTGGCTGCCCGTCCGGTGGGCAACTTCAAGGATAGCGATTTCACCTGGCATGAAGAACCCGTTCCCGACCTTGCGGATGGGCAGGTACTTGTCCGCAACATCTATCTCTCGCTCGACCCGACGAACCGCATCTGGGCGGCGCAGGATTCCTACCTTCCGGCCGTGCCGCTGGGAGATGTCATGCGCGGCGTGGCCGTCGGTGTGGTTGAAACCTCACGGCACGCGGGCTTTCCGGTGGGCACCTTTGTTCAGGGACTGCTTGGCTGGCAGCTCTACTACGTCGGCAACGGACAGGGTTTGACGCCGATTGCCAAAATCCCCGGCCACTCCCTGCTGCTCTATCACGGCGTTCTGGGCGCCATTGGACTGACGGCCTACTTCGGCCTGCTCGACATCGGCCGCCCCAAAGAGGGCGAAACCCTTGTGGTGTCGGCCGCGGCCGGAGCCGTCGGCTCGCTGGTCGGCCAGATTGGAAACATCAAAGGCTGCCACGTCGTGGGCATTGCCGGCGGGCCGGAAAAATGCCGCTGGATTGTCGAGGATTTGGGCTTTGACGCCGCCATTGACTACAAGCACGAAGACGTTGCGGCCGCACTGGCACAGCACTGCCCGAAAGGCATTGACGTGTACTTTGACAACGTGGGCGGCGCAATTCTCGATGCGGCGCTGGCCCGGATGAACAACTTTGGGCGCGTTGTCGCCTGCGGCGCGATTTCGCAGTACACCAGTGAGAAACCACCCGCCGGGCCGGCAAACTTCCTGCTCGTCGTCAGCAAGCGGCTGCGCATCGAAGGCTTCATCGTGCTCGATTACCTGCCCCGCTCCATGGAAGCCATCCCGCAGCTTCTCGAATGGATTGCCCAGGGACGCCTCAAGTACCGGCTCGATGTCGTTGAAGGTC
- the recO gene encoding DNA repair protein RecO translates to MSAATTLHTSDAFVLRTYPYGEAHKVVVLFTRSGGLVRAVAYGAQSKRQKYGAALELFSEVSVVYRERQGQELVSLVACDVKRLHFAATSDPVLMAMLAYWAELTSELFPAHQANDPVYRLLAAACDLADRHAQTPRPETPDALMVYVETWLLRLAGFLPDWKHCARCGVDLLSTPAARLSADGTPGCTTCLAYGRDISLPARRAYAAIQRQSPGDFWHHAPAADTLAELAALNGQLVCLALERPPKSRAVWQQLRDGMASVT, encoded by the coding sequence ATGTCGGCGGCAACGACGTTACACACCAGCGACGCTTTCGTCCTCCGTACCTACCCGTATGGCGAAGCGCACAAAGTGGTCGTGCTGTTTACCCGCAGCGGCGGGCTGGTGCGCGCCGTGGCCTACGGGGCCCAGAGCAAACGCCAGAAGTACGGCGCGGCGCTGGAGCTGTTTTCCGAGGTGAGCGTGGTGTACCGCGAACGCCAGGGACAGGAACTTGTGTCGCTTGTGGCCTGCGATGTCAAGCGCCTGCACTTCGCGGCAACGTCCGATCCGGTTCTGATGGCGATGCTGGCCTACTGGGCCGAACTCACCAGTGAGCTGTTTCCGGCACATCAGGCCAACGACCCTGTATATCGCCTGCTCGCCGCAGCGTGCGATCTGGCCGACCGCCACGCGCAGACGCCACGGCCGGAAACGCCTGATGCCCTGATGGTCTATGTTGAAACCTGGCTCCTGCGGCTGGCCGGTTTTCTGCCGGACTGGAAACACTGCGCCCGGTGTGGTGTGGATTTGCTGTCCACGCCAGCCGCGCGCTTGTCCGCTGACGGCACGCCGGGCTGCACAACCTGTCTCGCGTATGGGCGGGACATCAGCCTGCCGGCGCGCCGGGCTTATGCCGCAATACAGCGTCAGTCGCCGGGTGATTTCTGGCATCATGCGCCAGCCGCCGATACACTGGCCGAACTGGCCGCGCTCAACGGACAACTGGTATGTCTGGCGTTGGAGCGCCCTCCAAAGAGCCGGGCCGTCTGGCAGCAGCTTCGGGACGGGATGGCGTCTGTCACCTGA
- a CDS encoding PIG-L family deacetylase, which translates to MSGVGAPSKEPGRLAAASGRDGVCHLNHLEERRPAVKETTTMRLALTVIWLLWLVAGGVRPLFPAAHAQVRGYDAPGLVGLQLQLRRLPTTASVLHIGAHPDDEDSALIARLARGDGARVGYLSLTRGEGGQNILGPEQGEALGVIRTEELLQARALDGGEQFFTRAFDFGFSKTREETEAKWNAMHGPDAILQDVVKVIRRFKPLVIVSRWGGTPRDGHGHHQYCGYLTRLAFAKAGDPDWHPELGPAWQVQKLYVSADVAPPDNPHPPLKIPTGIYDPVLGRTCFQVAMHGRSQHKSQEMGALEPEGEQFSQVKLVESRVPTDPANEKSLFDGLDTSLCSLVEASAPEEARQLLADIQTMVDRLAAGCVTPTEAYQVLTEAYAKLMRCRRLLDGAPPESMEPVGIGERYGPGKAPPPPSSALDVKWEQLGRAFLLAAGFQPAAWADVETVTEGDTLNIVFTPWQMDAPRFEMGNFIMSLHVDTTWLEEKRFPEGYLASVRLKITPHPDWPVRPGRSVLDIFGYGRIFGRPCQFGVPLRYRYADPVRGEVQREVELVPPLSVSLSDTLLVVPKTDEREDEQESAPQRIVATVTNHAQTERSGSVKLDVPRGWRVTPSEVAFTLPPKGKQPFVFEVVVPPATPARRYTISATATSNGQRYDRTMQVIAYPHIPTRRLYPPAQLTVLVSDIRVAPVKVGYVMGSGDLVPQAIRRMGLPVTLLDEDTLATGDLQAFDVIVVGIRASQTRPDFAAEHARLLEYVRQGGTLIVQYQRPDYVVRGLPPFPATMARRTTDETAPVTVLQPDHPVFNVPNRITAQDWEGWVQERSLYDWDTWDDRYTALLESHDAGEAPNAGGLVITRLGRGHYIYTGYAWFRQLPAGVAGAYRVFANMLSLPAGRTAELPGQHPAR; encoded by the coding sequence ATGTCTGGCGTTGGAGCGCCCTCCAAAGAGCCGGGCCGTCTGGCAGCAGCTTCGGGACGGGATGGCGTCTGTCACCTGAACCATCTGGAGGAACGACGGCCGGCGGTCAAGGAAACCACAACGATGCGTCTCGCTTTGACGGTGATATGGCTTCTCTGGCTGGTGGCAGGCGGGGTGCGTCCCCTGTTTCCGGCAGCGCACGCCCAAGTGCGCGGCTATGATGCGCCGGGTCTGGTTGGGCTTCAGCTTCAGCTCCGGCGGCTTCCGACAACGGCCAGCGTCCTGCACATCGGGGCCCATCCCGATGATGAGGATTCGGCGCTTATCGCCCGTCTGGCGCGGGGGGATGGCGCGCGGGTGGGCTACCTTTCGCTGACCCGTGGCGAAGGCGGGCAGAACATCCTGGGACCGGAGCAGGGCGAGGCGCTTGGGGTGATCCGTACCGAAGAACTGCTCCAGGCGCGCGCCCTCGATGGCGGCGAACAGTTTTTTACCCGCGCCTTTGACTTCGGCTTCAGCAAGACCCGCGAGGAAACCGAGGCGAAGTGGAATGCCATGCACGGCCCCGATGCCATTTTGCAGGACGTGGTCAAAGTCATCCGCCGGTTCAAGCCGCTGGTCATTGTCTCGCGCTGGGGCGGGACGCCCCGTGACGGCCACGGCCATCACCAGTACTGCGGCTATCTCACGCGGCTGGCCTTTGCCAAAGCCGGCGATCCCGACTGGCATCCCGAACTCGGCCCGGCCTGGCAGGTGCAAAAACTCTATGTCAGTGCCGACGTTGCGCCGCCGGACAATCCCCATCCGCCGCTCAAAATTCCCACCGGTATCTATGACCCGGTACTCGGACGAACCTGTTTTCAGGTGGCCATGCATGGGCGCAGCCAGCACAAGTCACAGGAAATGGGGGCGCTGGAGCCGGAAGGCGAGCAGTTTTCCCAGGTGAAGCTCGTCGAAAGCCGCGTGCCAACGGACCCAGCCAACGAAAAGAGCCTGTTTGATGGTCTGGACACCAGCCTGTGCAGCCTGGTGGAGGCGTCGGCCCCGGAGGAAGCCCGGCAGTTGCTCGCTGACATCCAGACGATGGTGGATCGTCTGGCGGCAGGCTGTGTCACGCCGACGGAAGCCTATCAGGTTCTGACCGAAGCCTACGCAAAGCTGATGCGGTGTCGGCGGTTGCTTGACGGCGCGCCACCGGAAAGTATGGAGCCGGTCGGCATTGGCGAAAGATATGGGCCGGGTAAAGCGCCCCCGCCGCCGTCATCGGCGCTTGATGTCAAGTGGGAGCAGTTGGGGCGGGCCTTTCTACTGGCCGCCGGGTTTCAACCGGCGGCCTGGGCTGATGTTGAAACTGTGACCGAAGGCGACACACTCAATATCGTGTTCACCCCCTGGCAGATGGACGCGCCCCGTTTCGAGATGGGCAACTTCATCATGTCTCTCCACGTGGATACGACGTGGCTGGAGGAGAAACGTTTTCCAGAGGGCTACCTGGCGTCAGTCCGCTTGAAGATAACGCCCCACCCTGACTGGCCGGTACGCCCGGGCCGGTCGGTGTTGGACATTTTCGGGTATGGGCGCATCTTTGGGCGGCCCTGTCAGTTTGGTGTCCCGCTCAGGTATCGCTACGCTGATCCGGTGCGCGGTGAAGTGCAACGGGAGGTGGAACTTGTACCGCCGCTTTCGGTCAGCCTGAGCGATACCCTGCTGGTTGTTCCGAAGACTGACGAACGGGAGGACGAACAGGAATCAGCGCCGCAGCGTATCGTGGCAACCGTCACCAACCATGCCCAGACGGAACGCAGCGGCAGCGTCAAACTCGATGTTCCCCGTGGCTGGCGCGTCACACCTTCCGAAGTTGCCTTCACGCTGCCGCCAAAGGGAAAGCAACCGTTCGTCTTCGAGGTGGTTGTTCCACCGGCGACACCAGCCCGGCGTTACACCATCTCGGCCACCGCGACGAGCAACGGTCAGCGGTATGACCGCACTATGCAGGTCATTGCCTATCCGCACATTCCAACCCGCCGTCTCTATCCGCCTGCCCAGTTGACCGTTCTGGTCAGTGACATCCGGGTTGCCCCAGTCAAGGTGGGGTACGTCATGGGCAGCGGGGACCTGGTGCCGCAGGCCATCCGGCGGATGGGATTGCCGGTGACGCTTCTGGATGAGGACACGCTGGCCACCGGCGATTTGCAGGCTTTTGATGTCATCGTGGTGGGGATTCGCGCTTCACAAACCCGCCCGGACTTTGCTGCCGAGCACGCCCGTTTGCTGGAGTACGTCCGGCAGGGCGGGACGCTCATCGTGCAGTACCAGCGCCCAGACTACGTTGTGCGGGGGCTTCCACCCTTTCCGGCAACCATGGCGCGGCGCACCACGGATGAAACCGCCCCGGTCACGGTGTTGCAGCCGGACCATCCAGTATTCAACGTGCCGAACCGGATCACGGCGCAGGACTGGGAAGGCTGGGTGCAGGAGCGGTCACTGTACGACTGGGACACCTGGGATGACCGCTACACGGCGCTGCTGGAAAGCCACGATGCCGGAGAAGCGCCCAACGCCGGCGGGCTGGTCATCACGCGGCTGGGGCGGGGACACTACATCTACACCGGCTATGCCTGGTTCCGGCAGTTACCGGCCGGAGTGGCAGGGGCCTATCGCGTCTTTGCCAACATGTTGAGCCTGCCCGCCGGGCGCACGGCGGAGCTTCCCGGTCAGCACCCGGCCCGTTAG
- a CDS encoding serine hydrolase has protein sequence MFPRTTATASVAAFASGYDLSGVRSQLQTAVAASQPPGLSLSLRHRNRLIFREAYGRLAFGVPFTTESRVFLASSTKLISMAAVMVCVDRGLIRLDDPVGAYLPAFRDMPVAGSTQRANPTIRQCMAHTSGMRGASAALDNPTITLEQAVAIIAQENTPLRAQPGTEFFYGGASMHVAGRVVEVVTGTPFDTFVRQNILTPCRMTRTAFTESGDFTANPRVAGGMWSTLDDYLNFLTMLYANGIFEGQRVLSAAACLEMRRDQTQGARIVSSPYQGYGQADTRYGFGWWLNTLDSNGVGINVSDGGALGTLPWIDYRTGALGVFFAQTPLSQVFQLTEQLRASVNNAVQQATPPRPGPRTVGVRPGNGNVYLKFDNASGFADMNFFYGQAGDIPVVGDWDGDGVQSIGIFRQGRFFLKNTNGPGVADVVFDFGAPGDRPVAGDWNGDGRDTIGVYRNGVFLLRDTNDAGPADYIINYGNPNDLPVVGDWNGDLFTTVGCFRPSDGFAYLRNTNTSGFADVAFFYGLAGDLPVAGDWTGQGFDTFGVYRQGTFFLRNSNTPGFADFAVQLGLPGDLPLAGRWR, from the coding sequence ATGTTTCCACGGACGACAGCCACAGCTTCCGTGGCAGCCTTTGCCAGTGGTTATGATCTGAGCGGCGTCCGCAGCCAACTCCAGACGGCGGTCGCTGCCAGTCAGCCGCCGGGGCTGTCCCTGAGCCTTCGCCACCGTAATCGCCTGATCTTCCGGGAAGCCTATGGACGCCTCGCCTTCGGCGTCCCCTTCACCACCGAATCACGGGTCTTTCTGGCTTCCTCAACCAAACTGATTTCCATGGCGGCCGTGATGGTCTGCGTGGATCGGGGCTTGATCCGGCTCGATGACCCGGTTGGCGCATACCTGCCCGCTTTCCGCGACATGCCCGTTGCCGGCTCAACCCAGCGGGCAAATCCCACCATTCGGCAGTGTATGGCGCACACTTCGGGGATGCGCGGCGCTTCCGCTGCCCTCGACAACCCAACCATCACGCTGGAACAGGCCGTGGCCATCATTGCGCAGGAAAACACGCCGCTGCGCGCCCAACCGGGTACGGAGTTTTTCTACGGCGGCGCCTCGATGCATGTGGCCGGGCGCGTGGTCGAAGTGGTGACCGGCACACCGTTTGACACCTTCGTGCGGCAGAACATCCTCACGCCGTGCCGCATGACGCGCACAGCCTTTACGGAATCGGGTGACTTCACCGCCAATCCGCGCGTGGCCGGTGGCATGTGGTCAACCCTCGACGACTACCTGAACTTCCTCACCATGCTCTATGCCAACGGCATCTTCGAGGGGCAGCGCGTCCTGTCGGCCGCAGCCTGTCTGGAAATGCGCCGCGATCAGACCCAAGGTGCGCGCATTGTTTCCTCGCCCTACCAGGGCTACGGACAGGCGGACACCCGCTATGGCTTCGGATGGTGGCTCAATACGCTCGACAGCAATGGCGTTGGCATCAACGTCAGCGACGGCGGCGCGCTTGGCACGCTGCCGTGGATTGACTACCGCACCGGGGCGTTGGGCGTCTTCTTTGCCCAAACACCGCTCAGTCAGGTCTTTCAGCTTACAGAACAGCTCCGGGCCAGCGTCAACAACGCCGTGCAGCAGGCCACGCCACCCCGTCCCGGTCCCCGAACGGTTGGGGTGCGCCCCGGCAACGGCAACGTGTACCTCAAGTTTGACAATGCTTCGGGCTTCGCGGACATGAACTTCTTCTACGGACAGGCCGGCGACATCCCCGTAGTTGGCGACTGGGATGGCGACGGCGTGCAATCCATCGGGATTTTCCGGCAGGGACGGTTCTTTCTCAAAAACACCAACGGCCCCGGTGTCGCCGACGTGGTGTTCGACTTTGGCGCACCGGGAGACCGACCCGTGGCCGGCGACTGGAACGGCGATGGACGCGACACGATTGGGGTGTACCGGAACGGCGTCTTCCTGCTGCGCGACACCAACGACGCCGGCCCTGCCGACTACATCATCAACTACGGCAACCCGAACGACCTGCCCGTGGTTGGTGACTGGAACGGCGATCTGTTCACAACCGTTGGCTGCTTCCGGCCGTCGGACGGCTTTGCCTACCTGCGCAACACCAACACCAGCGGCTTTGCGGACGTGGCCTTCTTCTACGGTCTGGCCGGCGACCTGCCCGTTGCCGGCGACTGGACGGGACAGGGCTTTGACACCTTCGGCGTCTATCGCCAGGGGACGTTTTTTCTGCGCAACTCAAACACGCCCGGCTTTGCCGACTTCGCGGTTCAGCTCGGACTTCCCGGCGACCTGCCTCTGGCCGGACGCTGGCGCTAA
- a CDS encoding PspA/IM30 family protein, which yields MWERLKRLFRSIFGGIIDAAEDPELILQQVIRDMRDQVPKLNESVAQVMSNEKLLEREVATLEREITELDSKVKAAIKMGRDDIATTYIASMQEKQNSLARAKEQLVVAKKASQQAIRFRDDYLLKMKRKQDEAMQLIGESKRARMQEQLAATMASFQVGDTAGSFDEMREKINRRAAAAEAKMELSTSGVDSQMAQLEREVYNVQAQDALIAYKRQMGLIPDEPTALSESFGTERTLGPAQKKALE from the coding sequence ATGTGGGAAAGGTTGAAGCGCCTGTTCCGTTCGATTTTTGGGGGGATAATTGACGCTGCTGAAGACCCCGAACTCATTCTCCAGCAGGTCATCCGTGACATGCGCGACCAGGTTCCGAAGCTGAACGAAAGTGTCGCGCAGGTGATGTCCAATGAAAAGCTGCTCGAACGGGAGGTCGCCACGCTGGAGCGCGAAATCACCGAACTCGACAGCAAGGTCAAAGCCGCGATCAAGATGGGGCGCGACGACATTGCCACCACCTACATTGCCTCCATGCAGGAAAAGCAGAACTCGCTGGCCCGCGCCAAGGAACAGCTCGTGGTGGCCAAGAAAGCTTCGCAGCAGGCCATCCGCTTCCGCGATGACTACCTGCTCAAGATGAAGCGCAAGCAGGACGAGGCCATGCAGCTTATCGGCGAGAGCAAGCGTGCGCGGATGCAGGAGCAGCTTGCTGCCACGATGGCTTCCTTCCAGGTGGGGGATACGGCCGGTTCGTTTGATGAAATGCGCGAGAAAATCAACCGCCGCGCCGCAGCCGCCGAAGCCAAGATGGAGCTGTCCACGTCAGGTGTGGACAGCCAGATGGCACAGCTCGAACGTGAAGTCTATAACGTTCAGGCCCAGGATGCCCTCATCGCCTACAAGCGCCAGATGGGCCTCATCCCCGATGAACCCACGGCGCTGTCGGAATCCTTTGGCACAGAACGGACACTCGGCCCGGCCCAAAAGAAAGCCCTTGAGTAA
- the xth gene encoding exodeoxyribonuclease III — protein sequence MPETLTVATWNVNSIRVRLPHVLDWLERHEPDILCLQETKVPDADFPFEAFEQLGYVASVYGQKGYNGVAILSFEPQQQVRYGLPDDAPDDQRRFLLATIGGVTVASVYVPNGEAVTSPKFAYKLSFLERLTHFLTSHLTPEMPFLLCGDYNIAPADIDLYDPESNRETVMFHSREHAFLARWRQWGLRDSVREQHPDEPGLYSWWDYRTGGFARNRGWRIDHIWATPVLADACLSASIDRAERGRERPSDHAPVVATFRLPSKTSG from the coding sequence ATGCCCGAAACACTGACCGTTGCCACGTGGAACGTCAACTCCATTCGCGTCCGCCTGCCCCACGTGCTGGACTGGCTCGAACGCCACGAACCGGACATCCTGTGTCTGCAGGAAACCAAGGTCCCTGACGCCGATTTTCCATTTGAGGCTTTTGAGCAACTTGGTTACGTAGCCAGCGTGTACGGACAGAAAGGTTACAACGGCGTGGCTATCCTCTCCTTTGAGCCACAGCAGCAGGTTCGCTATGGCTTACCCGACGATGCGCCCGATGACCAGCGGCGGTTTCTGCTCGCCACGATCGGCGGCGTCACCGTGGCCTCGGTGTACGTACCCAACGGCGAAGCGGTCACCTCGCCGAAGTTTGCCTACAAGCTGTCCTTTCTGGAGCGGCTCACGCACTTTCTGACAAGCCATCTGACGCCGGAGATGCCGTTTCTGCTCTGTGGTGATTACAACATCGCGCCGGCTGACATTGATCTCTACGACCCGGAAAGCAACCGCGAGACGGTGATGTTCCATTCGCGGGAGCATGCGTTTCTGGCGCGCTGGCGGCAGTGGGGACTGCGCGACAGCGTCCGCGAGCAGCATCCCGACGAGCCGGGGCTGTATAGCTGGTGGGACTACCGTACGGGTGGGTTTGCGCGCAACCGGGGCTGGCGCATTGACCACATCTGGGCAACGCCGGTTCTGGCGGATGCTTGTCTGTCAGCCAGCATTGACCGCGCCGAGCGCGGCCGGGAACGTCCCTCTGACCACGCACCGGTCGTGGCCACCTTTCGCCTTCCGTCAAAAACCAGCGGCTGA
- the dnaX gene encoding DNA polymerase III subunit gamma/tau has translation MAYQVIARKWRPQQFEDVVGQAAITRALSNALRTGRLHHAYLFAGPRGVGKTTCARLFARALNCAEGPTPTPCGVCPSCQETLTGNSLDVLEIDAASHTGVDNIREVIIATVGNRPARDRYKVFIIDEVHMLSTSSFNALLKTLEEPPPHVVFIMATTELHKLPETILSRCQVYEFRTVGVEVIADRLRQIAEAEQVPISRAALVQIAQAGRGSLRDAQSALEQVLAFAGTSTEIDEAAVRDALGLIGIGWLSEVVEALHRSDAAAVLLDVERLVRTGHDLRQFLRELMTYLRHLLVAQLVGADRELLPVADSEVAIIKKQSRYFTVAELIRLFSLVADLEMQVRAAEDPRPLVEVGLVKLTQLGHLKPLEDILARLDALLTEGPRPLPVSSPGGTTAGKRPATPVKPTPPPSATRPERPTRAESGSPDRPPLRLAPPPEPPPEPPPDTALLAAAPPADDSFDPTNATEVLDRIRQRADEQGKPFLATQLEKVQSARWNGDRFELTFGPEAKSQEASVREARAFLQEVLQALTGRQVSLVTHLEGRQPPAVSEPEPDRREKLLRAEVERHPAVKKLQQWFGAELFDINPPE, from the coding sequence ATGGCTTATCAGGTCATCGCCCGCAAGTGGCGACCTCAGCAGTTTGAAGATGTCGTGGGGCAGGCGGCCATTACGCGCGCCCTCAGCAATGCCCTGCGGACGGGACGGCTTCATCACGCCTATCTGTTTGCCGGGCCGCGCGGCGTCGGCAAAACCACCTGCGCCCGACTCTTTGCCCGGGCGCTCAACTGCGCCGAAGGCCCGACGCCCACCCCCTGCGGCGTGTGTCCGTCCTGCCAGGAAACCCTGACCGGCAACTCGCTCGATGTTCTCGAAATTGACGCTGCTTCCCATACCGGCGTGGACAACATCCGCGAGGTCATCATTGCCACGGTCGGAAACCGTCCGGCGCGTGACCGCTACAAGGTCTTCATCATTGATGAAGTCCACATGCTTTCGACGAGTTCCTTCAACGCCCTGCTGAAGACTCTGGAAGAGCCGCCGCCGCACGTGGTCTTCATCATGGCGACGACAGAACTGCACAAGCTGCCGGAGACCATTCTCTCCCGCTGCCAGGTCTATGAGTTTCGGACGGTTGGCGTCGAAGTCATTGCCGACCGGCTCCGGCAGATTGCCGAGGCGGAGCAGGTGCCGATTTCACGCGCGGCGCTGGTGCAGATTGCCCAGGCCGGACGTGGCAGCCTGCGCGATGCGCAGTCGGCCCTTGAGCAGGTATTGGCTTTTGCCGGCACGTCCACCGAGATTGATGAAGCCGCCGTGCGCGACGCCCTTGGTCTCATCGGCATCGGTTGGCTGTCAGAAGTCGTGGAAGCCCTGCACAGGTCGGATGCCGCTGCTGTTTTGCTGGATGTGGAGCGGCTGGTTCGGACGGGCCATGACCTGCGGCAGTTTTTGCGGGAGCTGATGACCTATCTGCGCCACCTGCTCGTGGCACAGTTGGTCGGCGCTGACCGGGAGTTGCTGCCGGTTGCCGACAGTGAAGTGGCTATTATCAAAAAGCAGAGCCGGTACTTCACGGTTGCCGAACTGATCCGGCTGTTTTCGCTGGTGGCTGACCTGGAAATGCAGGTGCGGGCGGCAGAGGACCCGCGCCCACTTGTGGAAGTCGGTCTCGTCAAACTGACCCAGCTTGGCCACCTCAAGCCGCTGGAGGACATTCTGGCGCGGCTTGATGCGCTTCTGACCGAAGGCCCCCGTCCACTTCCCGTATCTTCACCGGGTGGCACCACTGCCGGAAAGCGGCCGGCCACGCCGGTCAAACCAACGCCGCCGCCATCGGCAACACGCCCGGAACGCCCCACGCGCGCGGAATCCGGGTCGCCTGACCGTCCGCCGCTGCGCCTTGCGCCACCGCCAGAGCCACCCCCGGAACCGCCCCCGGATACGGCCCTGCTGGCGGCAGCCCCACCGGCGGATGACAGCTTCGACCCGACCAACGCGACCGAAGTTCTGGACAGAATCAGGCAGCGGGCTGATGAACAGGGAAAACCCTTTTTAGCCACACAACTTGAAAAAGTTCAGTCCGCGCGATGGAATGGCGATCGGTTCGAGTTGACCTTCGGCCCTGAAGCCAAATCGCAGGAGGCTTCCGTCCGGGAAGCACGGGCTTTCCTGCAGGAAGTCCTGCAGGCGCTGACCGGCAGGCAGGTGAGCCTTGTCACCCACCTGGAGGGCCGTCAGCCGCCTGCCGTCTCAGAGCCAGAGCCGGACCGCCGGGAAAAGCTGTTGCGGGCTGAGGTTGAACGTCACCCGGCGGTCAAAAAACTGCAACAGTGGTTTGGCGCAGAACTGTTTGACATCAACCCGCCGGAGTAG
- a CDS encoding uracil-DNA glycosylase — MNGSPPSEPDVRSCTAHLHSLEQLRQDITACRSCSRLVVWREHVAQHKVRRFQTETYWGRPIPGFGDPQARLLIVGLAPAAHGGNRTGRLFTGDRSGDWLFRALYRAGFANQPTSTHREDGLHLINAYICAAVRCAPPDNRPLPEEAETCLPFLVREMELLPEVRVIVALGQFAFEQTLKALRQQGKVFPKPKPRFAHGARYDLAPGLTLLGSYHPSQQNTLTGRLTEPMLDAIFTTARQILLPDASATPAG; from the coding sequence ATGAATGGCTCACCGCCGTCTGAACCGGACGTGCGATCCTGCACGGCACATCTTCATTCACTTGAGCAGCTCCGCCAGGACATCACCGCCTGCCGGAGCTGTTCCCGTCTGGTGGTCTGGCGGGAACATGTAGCGCAACACAAAGTCCGCCGCTTTCAGACGGAAACCTACTGGGGCAGGCCCATCCCCGGCTTTGGCGATCCACAGGCCCGGTTGCTTATTGTCGGGCTGGCGCCGGCGGCGCACGGCGGCAACCGTACCGGTCGCCTCTTCACTGGCGACCGGAGTGGCGACTGGCTGTTTCGGGCGCTGTACCGCGCCGGTTTTGCCAATCAGCCGACGTCAACCCACCGCGAAGATGGGCTGCACCTCATCAACGCTTACATCTGCGCGGCTGTCCGCTGCGCGCCGCCGGACAACCGGCCGCTTCCCGAAGAAGCTGAGACCTGCCTGCCGTTTCTCGTCCGCGAAATGGAATTGCTCCCTGAAGTGCGCGTCATTGTCGCCCTTGGACAGTTTGCCTTTGAACAGACCTTGAAGGCGCTGCGTCAGCAGGGGAAGGTGTTTCCCAAGCCAAAACCGCGTTTTGCACATGGTGCGCGTTATGACCTCGCACCCGGACTCACACTGCTTGGTTCTTATCACCCAAGCCAACAGAATACGCTGACGGGCCGGCTCACCGAACCCATGCTGGATGCCATCTTCACGACCGCACGCCAGATACTACTCCCTGACGCCAGCGCTACTCCGGCGGGTTGA